In Argopecten irradians isolate NY chromosome 11, Ai_NY, whole genome shotgun sequence, one DNA window encodes the following:
- the LOC138334994 gene encoding G-protein coupled receptor 83-like — translation MLEHHLPSLHRFMQMFKNRTTEFDFANTTATPWVQQQTDHVFGKLVMAFAYGILIIISFFGNSIVCYVILRNRRMYTVTNFFIANMAMSDLLLTLFNVPFNIAKHLLDDWPFGDVLCHFVNFSLMVSVYVSTFTLTAIALDRQNVLLKPLRPRMTKQMGLVVLVIIWLIAIFFSLPYGIFNKVQSTSMMVKRVDRCSPHFPEPQEAFAKYLTLITVVLQYIIPLSIIAVAYGRIVMRLWKRVQLGAVTRTQQMSQARAKRKSIKLLVTVVIVFALCWMPLNLYHILTKFHPDTRTFTYDSTTFFVFHWIAISSTCYNPFVYCWLNESFRAEVKSCFSCCKRSRRVHPGIDVDGMLIRHDVFRRSKTITSVIRSSATFSSIRITSNTSVHRDSYPFCVRDQTPLVNSQNFVSTEFSNVMFENN, via the coding sequence ATGTTGGAACATCATTTACCATCTCTTCATCGGTTCATGCAGATGTTCAAGAACCGAACTACGGAGTTCGATTTTGCTAACACGACGGCTACGCCATGGGTACAACAACAAACTGATCATGTGTTTGGGAAACTCGTTATGGCGTTTGCGTATGGTATTCTTATCATCATTTCGTTTTTTGGAAATAGTATTGTTTGTTACGTGATTTTGAGAAATCGACGGATGTATACGGTGACAAACTTTTTTATCGCTAACATGGCTATgtcagatttacttttaacacttTTCAATGTTCCATTCAACATTGCCAAGCATCTATTAGACGATTGGCCCTTCGGTGATGTTCTTTGTCATTTTGTGAATTTCTCACTTATGGTGTCCGTGTACGTGTCGACCTTTACTTTAACCGCCATTGCCCTTGACCGACAGAACGTTTTGCTGAAACCTCTACGGCCGCGAATGACCAAACAGATGGGCTTGGTAGTTCTTGTAATCATTTGGTTGATCGCCATTTTCTTTTCCTTACCATATGGTATTTTCAATAAAGTTCAAAGCACGAGTATGATGGTGAAGAGAGTGGACCGGTGTAGCCCTCACTTCCCTGAACCACAGGAAGCTTTCGCCAAATATCTTACCCTGATAACCGTTGTACTGCAGTATATAATACCACTAAGCATAATAGCTGTGGCATACGGCCGAATTGTAATGCGTTTATGGAAACGCGTGCAGCTCGGAGCCGTCACGCGAACGCAACAGATGTCTCAGGCAAGAGCAAAGCGCAAAAGCATCAAACTTCTCGTGACTGTTGTGATTGTGTTTGCACTGTGTTGGATGCCTTTGAACTTGTATCATATCTTGACAAAGTTCCACCCGGATACTCGGACGTTTACATACGATAGTACAACGTTTTTCGTATTTCATTGGATTGCAATCAGTAGTACGTGTTATAACCCATTCGTGTACTGCTGGCTAAACGAGAGCTTCCGAGCGGAAGTCAAGTCATGCTTCAGCTGCTGCAAGAGATCGAGACGTGTACATCCGGGCATTGATGTGGATGGGATGCTCATCCGCCATGATGTATTTCGACGTTCGAAGACCATCACCAGTGTTATTCGGTCGAGTGCTACCTTCAGTTCCATTCGGATTACTTCTAATACCAGTGTACATAGAGACTCCTACCCATTCTGTGTCAGGGATCAAACGCCTTTAGTCAATTCACAAAACTTCGTCTCCACAGAATTCTCTAACGTAATGTTTGAAAACAATTAG
- the LOC138334472 gene encoding sodium-dependent glucose transporter 1-like, whose amino-acid sequence MKNTITEDPVRHGATPNYQYGSNESMDTGTSVNGIHCNIQDKYKKPSLFTEVKQNKHIRVKVVTSILIITAMMMVGYNQGQLRPMFPDLIEIVDVDLEKGSAIVTSYFSGRLVGSVLGGFLHSKTNRYLLIVVSLTIDSGVVAVIPWCSVYELMLAVHSLHGTLIGVLNIAVNTVAIQLWGSTSRGRAYVLMVFAFLDIAYALAPFGTAPFLQENQQLLDENQNNTDNHLITSNDSVAHPSPPHDPDSELYKAYSISSGIMILVSISFVLLLTTTKSVYSSGFICLTASAYIFADIGMWISASITGLATSIIWPTTLSWMNSYLIRIDGKVSCYLLVIGLVFALFTPPVLGQLIQEVSMLWFCYICVIASVLNVVSVMFIVIHTRVYDRRRKVYTVEIYTVESSNRAEIQDAVS is encoded by the exons ATGAAAAACACCATTACTGAAGACCCAGTACGTCATGGGGCTACTCCTAATTATCAGTATGGTTCTAACGAATCCATGGACACTGGTACATCGGTCAATGGAATACATTGCAACATTCAAGACAAGTACAAAAAGCCTTCACTTTTCACGGAGGTCAAACAGAACAAGCATATCCGGGTCAAGGTCGTGACCAGTATCTTGATCATTACAGCAATGATGATGGTG GGCTATAACCAAGGTCAGCTGAGGCCCATGTTTCCAGATCTTATCGAAATCGTCGATGTTGACCTGGAGAAGGGTTCAGCGATTGTAACCTCGTACTTTTCTGGACGTTTGGTGGGGTCGGTGTTGGGTGGATTTCTGCATTCTAAGACCAACAGATACCTCCTGATCGTCGTGTCGTTGACAATCGATAGTGGCGTTGTGGCTGTCATTCCCTGGTGTTCTGTGTATGAACTAATGCTGGCTGTGCATTCCTTACACGGGACACTGATAGGTGTTCTCAACATAG CTGTCAACACAGTGGCGATACAGCTTTGGGGATCAACATCAAGAGGACGGGCCTATGTCCTGATGGTGTTCGCATTCTTAGATATTGCCTATGCATTGGCACCCTTTGGAACAGCGCCATTCCTACAGGAAAACCAGCAACTCCTCGACGAGAACCAAAACAACACAGACAACCACCTTATCACATCTAATGATTCCGTTGCACATCCCAGCCCTCCACATGATCCAGACTCTGAACTCTACAAAGCCTACTCCATTTCTTCAGGAATAATGATACTGGTTTCCATTTCATTTGTGTTACTGTTAACAACGACCAAAAGTGTATATTCCTCAG gttttatttgtttgacgGCGAGTGCCTATATTTTTGCCGACATCGGGATGTGGATATCGGCCAGTATAACTGGTTTAGCTACCAGTATCATCTGGCCGACAACCTTAAGTTGGATGAATTCGTATCTGATACGTATCGACGGGAAAGTCTCCTGTTACCTTCTTGTGATCGGATTGGTATTTGCTCTCTTTACCCCGCCTGTCTTGGGTCAACTCATTCAGGAGGTCTCCATGCTATGGTTCTGTTACATTTGCGTCATCGCGTCTGTTCTAAACGTCGTAAGTGTCATGTTCATAGTAATTCACACAAGGGTATACGACAGGAGACGAAAGGTCTACACAGTGGAGATATATACAGTAGAGTCTTCAAACCGGGCGGAAATTCAGGATGCAGTTTCTTAG